The Pyrenophora tritici-repentis strain M4 chromosome 10, whole genome shotgun sequence genome contains a region encoding:
- a CDS encoding ROM1, RhoGEF, Guanine nucleotide exchange factor for Rho-Rac-Cdc42 GTPase, with product MDSAYDHIQEESYPEDPTKQSSSGDSTHQETATNFNTEFQDAYKAISSSPWAARLGGFLGTVKKQGEQYYDTASKQYAPLTKNASESVSNIISHARKISLQPGDASSASKPTNTDKDASIEETKEEIEAHPDRPESLTADIVKEAEGILSRFRNIRNFLRDAVTIAPPESGSEADKNGEVLFESKDSSGKKVVHATRFDAQLHVIHSTLDSFLKDPASPEWEKWQAAFDVDKKTDAIAKDLEKHEELRSAMEKCVPERVDYKVFWRRYYFLRHVIESEEARRREMLKAM from the exons ATGGATTCCGCCTACGATCATATCCAGGAGGAGAGCTACCCGGAAGATCCCACCAAGCAGTCAAGCAGCGGTGACAGCACCCATCAGGAGACAGCAACCAACTTCAACACGGAGTTCCAAGATGCATACAAGGCCATTTCTAGCAGCCCTTGGGCAGCGCGACTTGGAGGCTTTTTGGGTACAGTGAAGAAGCAG GGTGAGCAATACTACGATACCGCAAGCAAGCAATATGCGCCCTTGACCAAGAACGCCTCTGAAAGCGTATCCAACATTATCAGCCATGCTAGAAAAATATCACTTCAACCCGGCGACGCGTCATCAGCATCCAAGCCCACAAACACCGACAAGGACGCCTCTATAGAGGAAACAAAGGAGGAAATTGAGGCACACCCCGATCGCCCTGAGTCTCTGACCGCAGACATCGTCAAGGAAGCAGAGGGAATCTTATCGCGCTTCCG CAACATCCGCAACTTCCTGCGCGACGCCGTCACAATCGCACCGCCGGAATCAGGCTCCGAAGCCGACAAAAATGGTGAGGTACTCTTCGAGTCAAAGGACAGCAGCGGCAAGAAGGTCGTTCACGCTACCCGCTTCGACGCCCAATTGCACGTCATCCACTCCACGCTCGACTCTTTCCTCAAAGACCCTGCGAGCCCAGAGTGGGAGAAGTGGCAGGCTGCTTTCGATGTAGACAAGAAGACTGATGCCATTGCAAAGGATCTGGAGAAGCACGAGGAACTGCGGAGCGCCATGGAGAAGTGCGTCCCAGAGAGGGTGGATTACAAGGTTTTTTGGCGCAGATACTATTTCCTGCGCCATGTAATTGAGAGCGAGGAGGCTCGGCGAAGGGAGATGCTCAAGG CAATGTAG
- a CDS encoding pre-rRNA-processing protein TSR2: protein MSSAFGPIAEQHQPKFDLGIWHSLFNWANLTVAVQNQWGGPDSSDKRDWLAGQISELFAAEPLTDAEDVEVVLLQVLEDEFGVRVEDETEVAVAREIMKIRKEIGEGNTATVDALQKKWEERKGKEVATGSVDVKETNQEGEWDSVDEESDEDEDTEMGDAPALVPAKPKPEPEVDDDGFTKVVGKKKR, encoded by the exons ATGTCTTCAGCATTCGGCCCAATAGCAG AACAACATCAACCCAAGTTCGACCTGGGAATCTGGCACTCGCTTTTCAACTGGGCCAATCTCACCGTCGCCGTGCAAAATCAATGGGGCGGCCCCGACTCCTCAGACAAACGCGACTGGCTCGCAGGCCAAATCTCCGAACTCTTCGCCGCTGAACCCTTGACCGACGCCGAGGATGTGGAAGTCGTGCTCCTGCAAGTCCTCGAGGACGAATTCGGTGTACGGGTAGAAGACGAGACTGAAGTCGCTGTCGCGCGTGAAATTATGAAAATACGCAAGGAAATTGGCGAGGGCAACACTGCGACAGTCGATGCGCTACAGAAGAAATGGGAAGAGAGGAAGGGCAAGGAAGTTGCTACAGGAAGTGTCGACGTAAAAGAGACCAACCAGGAGGGCGAATGGGATAGTGTGGACGAGGAGAGTGATGAGGACGAAGACACGGAAATGGGCGATGCGCCTGCGCTTGTACCTGCAAAGCCCAAGCCAGAGCCAGAggtcgacgacgacggctTTACCAAAGTAGTcggcaagaagaagaggtgA